The Salinivibrio kushneri DNA segment GGCAAAGCCTTCGCTATCAAACGCTTTAATACGCATCCCGCCATCAAGCCTTGCCACATCGGTGATAGTGAGCGCCGTATCCGCAACGGGCTTGCCGACTTTTTCACGCCACGGGTTGGTGCCGCGCTTGGCGGCATCGCCGGAGAAGCAGCTGCCAAAGGCGCCCAGCAATTCGCTGAGGCAGTCATGCTCAAAAATCACCGAATACGAACCCGTTTTCACTGGGCCACCCTCGAGCAAGGCGTCAGCGGTTTGGTAGGCCAGTTGGGTCGCATGGGCGAGATCTAGGTCAGCAAAGCGGCGTGATACTGACGCGCCCAGATGCATCGCTTGCTTACCGTCGTGATTGAGCAGTGCTGCGGTGTAGCAACTAAAGCGACGCTCACTGTGATAGCAGCGTGTGCCTAGGGTATTAGCAAGCAACTGAAATTGGGTTTGCTCACTGTACCCATTGTAGGGCGCCCCCGTTGCGCGGGGTTGACTGATTACATCTTGCTCAAGGGCAAGCGCTAACGCGATCTTGTCTTCAATCGGCGTGTTATCTGCTTGCAGTAAGCTAGGATCTTGCTGATCAATGTGCTGCCCCTCAGCGCGAATTTGCTGATCGGGATCTGCTTTGGTAAAGCTTGCGTTAGTCAGTGCGGCGTTCACCATGCTGGCTAAACTGTCGCTATCTAGCGATTCTGAATAGCTGGTGGCAACTTGATCCCCTTTGATGACACGTACGCCAATCACTTGACCGGCGGTGACTTTGTGCTCAGAGAGATCGCCTTGGTCGGCTTTGAGTGACAAGCTTTCGCTGGCATTGGCAATCACGTCTGCTTGCGCACCTTGCTGTTTCACCAAGCTGAGGACCTGATCGACGGCATCGCTTAGGGTTGCTTTAATGGTTGGCTCACTCATGCGTTACCGCCTCCTACTAGGATGTTATCGACTTTCAATGCAGGTTGACCCACGGTGGTGGGGACGGCGCCGCTCACCGAACCACACATGCCGGCGGCAAGAGCAAGATCTTTGCCGACCATGCTGATTTCTTT contains these protein-coding regions:
- a CDS encoding TldD/PmbA family protein, whose protein sequence is MSEPTIKATLSDAVDQVLSLVKQQGAQADVIANASESLSLKADQGDLSEHKVTAGQVIGVRVIKGDQVATSYSESLDSDSLASMVNAALTNASFTKADPDQQIRAEGQHIDQQDPSLLQADNTPIEDKIALALALEQDVISQPRATGAPYNGYSEQTQFQLLANTLGTRCYHSERRFSCYTAALLNHDGKQAMHLGASVSRRFADLDLAHATQLAYQTADALLEGGPVKTGSYSVIFEHDCLSELLGAFGSCFSGDAAKRGTNPWREKVGKPVADTALTITDVARLDGGMRIKAFDSEGFATADTPLIEDGVLVGFLHNSATAQHFGVPHTANAGRSPKGGLDVTSRHDVIAAGQHSDADVHAGEYLELVSLQGVHSGANAISGDFSFGASGFVCREGKRVRPVRGITVAGNFYTMLNEIDAIGNTVLPNYDGAFFAPRIRFARLSIAGE